Proteins encoded in a region of the Hippocampus zosterae strain Florida chromosome 11, ASM2543408v3, whole genome shotgun sequence genome:
- the mrpl2 gene encoding 39S ribosomal protein L2, mitochondrial isoform X5 translates to MAVSCLTRALSYLTISQPAFLRSQVKLGIGACLPWLSPASSAPPCRGFLTTASLEQNSTRWKQREKYTIRPIGMKKTGGRDHTGKIRTHGIGGGHKQKYRCIDFQRLRYDKHGEGQPFDEKVIQVRYDPCRSADIALVAGGNRKRWIIATENMQAGNIIKTSPVIGRMAVSANEGDAYPLGALSVGTLVNNLEIQPGKGSEYIRAAGTSGLLLRKVNGTAIVQLPSKQQVQVLETCMVTVGRVSNVDHNKRIIGKAGRNRWLGIRPSSGLWQRKGGWAGRKIKPLPPMKSYVNLPSIASRSI, encoded by the exons GTCAAATTGGGTATCGGGGCATGTCTGCCATGGTTATCGCCTGCATCCAGTGCACCGCCTTGCCGGGGCTTCCTCACCACAGCGTCTCTTGAGCAGAACAGTACGAGGTGGAAGCAAAGGGAGAAGTACACAATTCGACCGATAGGGATGAAAAAGACAGGAGGAAGAGATcacacag GTAAAATCCGAACACATGGCATTGGCGGAGGCCACAAACAAAAGTATCGCTGCATTGATTTCCAACGCCTGCGCTATGATAAACATGGAGAAGGGCAGCCCTTTGACGAGAAGGTTATTCAAGTGCGATATGACCCGTGCAG GTCAGCTGACATCGCCCTTGTGGCTGGGGGCAACCGTAAAAGATGGATCATCGCGACAGAGAACATGCAGGCAGGAAACATCATTAAAACATCACCCGTAATTGGACGCATGGCAG TGTCGGCAAATGAGGGCGACGCCTACCCACTGGGTGCACTTAGTGTGGGCACACTAGTTAATAATCTGGAGATACAGCCAGGGAAAGGATCAGAGTATATCCGCGCCGCAG GGACAAGTGGTCTTCTACTCCGTAAAGTCAATGGAACAGCCATTGTTCAACTTCCGTCAAAGCAGCAGGTTCAG GTACTGGAGACCTGCATGGTAACGGTGGGCCGCGTATCCAATGTGGACCACAACAAAAGGATCATCGGTAAAGCAGGCCGCAACCGCTGGCTTGGCATCCGCCCATCAAGTGGCCTCTGGCAGAGGAAGGGAGGCTGGGCCGGACGCAAGATTAAACCGCTGCCGCCTATGAAGAGTTACGTCAACCTGCCCTCCATCGCATCTCGCTCAATATGA
- the mrpl2 gene encoding 39S ribosomal protein L2, mitochondrial isoform X2 translates to MAVSCLTRALSYLTISQPAFLRSQVKLGIGACLPWLSPASSAPPCRGFLTTASLEQNSTRWKQREKYTIRPIGMKKTGGRDHTGKIRTHGIGGGHKQKYRCIDFQRLRYDKHGEGQPFDEKVIQVRYDPCRSADIALVAGGNRKRWIIATENMQAGNIIKTSPVIGRMAVSANEGDAYPLGALSVGTLVNNLEIQPGKGSEYIRAAGTSGLLLRKVNGTAIVQLPSKQQVQVLETCMVTVGRVSNVDHNKRIIGKAGRNRWLGIRPSSGLWQRKGGWAGRKIKPLPPMKSYVNLPSIASRSI, encoded by the exons ATGGCGGTGTCTTGTTTGACTCGAGCCCTGAGTTACCTCACCATCTCTCAGCCTGCCTTCCTGCGCTCTCAG GTCAAATTGGGTATCGGGGCATGTCTGCCATGGTTATCGCCTGCATCCAGTGCACCGCCTTGCCGGGGCTTCCTCACCACAGCGTCTCTTGAGCAGAACAGTACGAGGTGGAAGCAAAGGGAGAAGTACACAATTCGACCGATAGGGATGAAAAAGACAGGAGGAAGAGATcacacag GTAAAATCCGAACACATGGCATTGGCGGAGGCCACAAACAAAAGTATCGCTGCATTGATTTCCAACGCCTGCGCTATGATAAACATGGAGAAGGGCAGCCCTTTGACGAGAAGGTTATTCAAGTGCGATATGACCCGTGCAG GTCAGCTGACATCGCCCTTGTGGCTGGGGGCAACCGTAAAAGATGGATCATCGCGACAGAGAACATGCAGGCAGGAAACATCATTAAAACATCACCCGTAATTGGACGCATGGCAG TGTCGGCAAATGAGGGCGACGCCTACCCACTGGGTGCACTTAGTGTGGGCACACTAGTTAATAATCTGGAGATACAGCCAGGGAAAGGATCAGAGTATATCCGCGCCGCAG GGACAAGTGGTCTTCTACTCCGTAAAGTCAATGGAACAGCCATTGTTCAACTTCCGTCAAAGCAGCAGGTTCAG GTACTGGAGACCTGCATGGTAACGGTGGGCCGCGTATCCAATGTGGACCACAACAAAAGGATCATCGGTAAAGCAGGCCGCAACCGCTGGCTTGGCATCCGCCCATCAAGTGGCCTCTGGCAGAGGAAGGGAGGCTGGGCCGGACGCAAGATTAAACCGCTGCCGCCTATGAAGAGTTACGTCAACCTGCCCTCCATCGCATCTCGCTCAATATGA